The following proteins are co-located in the Pedobacter sp. FW305-3-2-15-E-R2A2 genome:
- a CDS encoding AraC family transcriptional regulator: MTKENIHRLVDVSYRKTENCPVKDLQFSFFQMVYVISGSGFLNINNNRIAYHAGNLTLLTPNDLHDFEISSTTEFLFVKFTERYVREYKWKSINCIECLLYHSSHLSGCILRNKPDEFLVKSIVDSLLHTLNHNDAYNEDLTLHYVNALIVIAARNLSKMRPEQANVNTDKRVLAIIDYIQSNIYDPQQLKASVISAEFGLSETYLGSYFKKQCGESIQYFISNYKMRLIEHRLRFSDSRINEIVEEFGFADESHLNKFFKKRHKISLTEFRKSGPVCAII, encoded by the coding sequence ATGACAAAAGAAAATATACACCGGCTTGTAGATGTATCCTATCGCAAAACGGAAAATTGTCCGGTAAAGGATTTACAGTTTTCCTTTTTTCAGATGGTGTATGTGATTTCCGGATCAGGCTTTTTAAACATAAACAACAATAGAATTGCCTACCATGCGGGCAATCTGACATTACTAACACCCAATGACCTTCATGACTTTGAGATTTCAAGTACGACGGAATTTTTATTCGTGAAATTTACAGAGCGCTATGTTAGAGAATACAAATGGAAAAGTATCAACTGCATTGAATGCCTGTTATACCATTCCTCCCATTTGTCGGGCTGCATCTTAAGAAATAAGCCCGATGAGTTTCTGGTAAAATCAATTGTCGATTCCCTCTTGCATACCCTGAATCATAACGATGCCTATAACGAAGATTTAACCTTACATTATGTAAATGCTTTAATCGTTATTGCAGCTAGAAATCTCTCCAAGATGAGACCTGAACAGGCCAATGTAAATACCGATAAGCGGGTATTGGCCATCATAGATTACATCCAATCGAACATCTATGATCCGCAACAACTCAAGGCATCAGTCATCAGTGCAGAATTTGGGCTGTCTGAAACCTACCTGGGCAGCTATTTTAAAAAGCAATGTGGAGAGTCCATTCAGTATTTCATTTCAAATTACAAAATGAGGTTAATAGAACATCGTTTAAGGTTCAGCGATAGCCGGATAAATGAGATCGTAGAGGAGTTTGGGTTTGCGGATGAAAGTCATTTGAACAAATTTTTCAAAAAGCGCCACAAAATCAGTTTAACGGAGTTCAGAAAATCAGGGCCCGTCTGTGCCATTATATAA
- a CDS encoding M20/M25/M40 family metallo-hydrolase — MNTKPTTTSFALLKRSTRVFFMAMLISANVSHAQSKKETVDKIVKEATENSQLENLAHELLDVIGPRLVGSPLMKQANDWAVAKYATWGITAKNEQWGEWRGWERGISHIDMVYPRIKSLEGTQLAWSPSTKGKAVVGEMVIYPDLPDSVSFKSWLPSVKGKFVMFSMNQPTGRPDYNWQEFATPESFEKMKSSRTKQTDAWRSRISKTGLNLKALALAFESAGALGVVTSNWSSGFGVNKIFGANTTKIPSIDISLEDYGLLYRLTESGHKPKISVNVGSKELGVVPTFNTIAEIKGSEKPNEYVILSAHFDSWDGGTGATDNGTGTITMMEAIRILKKIYPNPKRTILVGHWGSEEQGLNGSRAFVEDHPEVVKNIQVVFNQDNGTGRVVNLGGQGFLNSYAYLGRWLSMVPEDIKKQIATTFPGTPGGGGSDYASFVAAGAPAFSLSSNSWSYGTYTWHTNRDTYDKIVFDDVRSNAILTAILAYMASEDPETTSKEKSVLPVNVRTGEPGSWPQPVKATRKGGLN; from the coding sequence ATGAATACCAAACCAACCACCACTTCCTTTGCCTTGTTAAAACGAAGCACTAGGGTCTTTTTTATGGCCATGCTGATCAGCGCAAATGTCAGCCATGCCCAATCAAAAAAGGAAACAGTCGACAAGATCGTCAAAGAAGCAACAGAAAATTCACAATTGGAAAACCTTGCCCATGAGCTGCTTGATGTAATAGGTCCGCGATTGGTGGGCTCTCCCCTGATGAAACAAGCGAACGACTGGGCAGTAGCCAAATATGCGACCTGGGGAATTACCGCAAAGAACGAACAATGGGGAGAATGGCGGGGATGGGAAAGAGGAATTTCTCATATTGATATGGTTTACCCAAGAATAAAATCATTAGAAGGAACACAATTGGCCTGGAGCCCTTCTACCAAAGGAAAAGCAGTGGTTGGAGAAATGGTGATTTATCCGGACCTCCCCGATTCGGTCTCTTTTAAAAGCTGGTTACCTAGTGTTAAAGGAAAGTTTGTGATGTTTTCCATGAACCAGCCTACCGGGCGGCCAGATTATAACTGGCAGGAATTTGCTACTCCTGAATCTTTTGAAAAGATGAAGAGCAGCAGAACGAAACAGACCGATGCATGGCGTTCCAGAATTAGTAAAACAGGACTGAACTTAAAGGCATTGGCCCTGGCTTTTGAAAGCGCAGGTGCTTTAGGTGTGGTCACGAGCAACTGGTCTTCAGGATTCGGTGTCAATAAGATTTTTGGTGCCAATACCACAAAAATCCCTTCTATAGACATCTCATTGGAAGATTATGGATTGCTGTACAGGCTAACGGAATCAGGACATAAACCTAAGATCAGTGTTAATGTGGGGTCTAAAGAGCTTGGAGTGGTGCCTACTTTTAATACCATTGCCGAGATCAAAGGTTCAGAGAAACCAAACGAATATGTGATCCTTTCTGCACATTTTGATTCCTGGGATGGTGGCACCGGGGCTACTGACAATGGTACCGGAACAATTACGATGATGGAGGCGATCCGTATTTTGAAAAAGATCTATCCTAATCCTAAAAGAACGATTCTGGTAGGTCATTGGGGTAGCGAAGAGCAAGGATTAAATGGATCAAGGGCCTTTGTAGAAGACCACCCTGAGGTTGTTAAAAATATCCAGGTGGTATTTAACCAGGACAACGGAACAGGACGGGTCGTTAACCTCGGCGGACAAGGATTCTTAAATTCTTATGCTTATCTCGGTCGTTGGTTATCTATGGTCCCTGAAGACATTAAAAAACAAATTGCGACTACTTTCCCGGGTACTCCAGGCGGCGGTGGCTCTGATTACGCGTCATTCGTTGCAGCTGGTGCACCTGCATTTTCTTTAAGCTCTAACAGCTGGTCTTATGGAACATATACCTGGCATACGAATAGAGATACCTATGATAAGATTGTGTTTGATGATGTAAGAAGCAATGCAATCTTAACGGCTATCCTGGCTTATATGGCAAGTGAAGACCCGGAAACAACCTCCAAAGAAAAAAGTGTGCTACCGGTAAATGTAAGAACCGGCGAGCCTGGAAGCTGGCCACAACCAGTGAAAGCAACACGTAAAGGCGGCTTGAATTAA
- a CDS encoding pseudouridine synthase, with amino-acid sequence MLEIVYQDDHLIAINKPHGLLVHRSSIANDAKEFALQLLRDQVNRHVSPVHRLDRKTGGLLLFAFEKEVEIAMHQQFQNGEVQKKYLAVLRGYAPDSGEIDYPLAKENGTMQEAFTAYVTLQRAELDVAFGKHPTSRYSLVEATPTTGRMHQLRRHFAHIFYPIIGDRKHGCNKQNKFFKEEWEMTTMLLHASELIFNHPVTKEQIHLKAGVQDEFQRTMNLMGWPL; translated from the coding sequence ATGCTGGAAATTGTATATCAGGACGACCATCTCATTGCCATCAATAAACCTCACGGATTATTGGTTCACCGATCATCTATTGCCAACGATGCAAAAGAGTTTGCATTACAGTTGCTTAGGGATCAGGTAAACAGACATGTGAGTCCGGTACACCGCCTGGACAGGAAGACCGGAGGTCTGCTGCTCTTTGCTTTTGAGAAAGAAGTAGAGATCGCCATGCACCAGCAATTTCAGAATGGGGAAGTGCAAAAGAAATACCTTGCCGTACTAAGGGGATATGCGCCAGATAGCGGAGAGATTGATTACCCCCTGGCTAAGGAAAACGGGACCATGCAGGAGGCTTTTACCGCTTATGTTACTTTACAACGTGCAGAACTGGATGTCGCTTTTGGTAAACATCCTACCTCCCGGTATTCGCTTGTGGAAGCAACGCCAACCACGGGAAGAATGCATCAGCTGCGCCGGCATTTTGCCCATATCTTTTATCCCATCATCGGCGATCGCAAACATGGATGCAACAAACAGAACAAGTTTTTCAAAGAAGAATGGGAAATGACCACGATGTTGCTGCATGCTTCAGAACTGATCTTTAATCATCCGGTAACGAAAGAACAGATTCACCTCAAAGCCGGGGTTCAGGACGAGTTTCAAAGGACAATGAACCTGATGGGCTGGCCGCTTTAA
- a CDS encoding DUF4268 domain-containing protein yields MYSKEQASQLKQAFWTAFGQYIAPHLSAEGLRTNWVNYKTGIKNLHFKMQADKKSASIAIEMSHPDPGIQELMFEQFLEFKNILNASLNEEWEWQLHELDENHKTVSRIVKTLPGVSIFKQEDWPELISFFKPRIIALDDFWSDAKDSFDTFK; encoded by the coding sequence TTGTATTCTAAGGAACAGGCTTCGCAACTAAAACAGGCTTTTTGGACAGCTTTCGGACAATATATCGCTCCACATCTTTCTGCAGAAGGGTTAAGAACCAATTGGGTAAACTATAAAACCGGGATCAAAAACCTGCACTTTAAAATGCAGGCAGATAAGAAATCTGCGTCTATTGCGATAGAAATGTCTCATCCGGATCCGGGAATTCAGGAACTCATGTTTGAGCAATTTCTGGAATTTAAAAATATCCTGAATGCCAGTCTGAATGAAGAATGGGAATGGCAGCTGCACGAACTGGATGAAAACCATAAAACCGTCAGCAGAATTGTAAAAACATTACCCGGAGTAAGCATCTTTAAGCAGGAAGACTGGCCGGAACTGATCTCCTTCTTCAAGCCGAGAATAATTGCATTGGATGACTTCTGGTCGGATGCCAAAGATAGTTTTGATACTTTTAAATAG
- a CDS encoding sensor histidine kinase — MTRFFYLLIILGILSTGIKAQQPAKRISLVDSLKRLLTQKVPDSIRARANFGLSEQLLYADTLKSSNYLEQGRRLIKNDPFLQAIYYYYAATVQSRTDLNKSEASFKKAHTLLAPFKTKEAYLLLAKSWHNYGVIQQLKDNYRGMADALLNKAIPYARKSGDNAYLGINYMDLAMVFKNNNQFDKAQVYIDSTLQIMGKVKGWKNYRIAVYNTAAENYTFLKKYPQARRMLDSASVLLSPFPDAPFYLDYYFAEGLYLDNTKQYDKAIINLDKGLALALKLEDRQNEQRLLMQKLHVLQSQKKFDKALSVANYLLKQKDMLFLSGDRLLVYADLAETYAGLGNMSQAYTWMKRVSTLGDSISESKIKKDVHELEIQYKKAEDMREIGSLKATNEKAELSVKNNRLIAWLLGSIAIFLLVTTFFGLLYFRNNKKLTKQKEINYRQQLKELEQEQQLTISNAMLEGEERERQRVGRDLHDGLGGTLAGIKINLSDVVANTSDTGKDTELGKIIAQLDSSVNDLRSIARNLMPETLLKFGLQTALKDLCETFNNSGLKITLQLLDIQESMDVSVKINIYRIIQEILSNTVRHSGASQLLLQCSQNESVFLITAEDNGRGFDAGTADNTKGIGLSNIRNRVALLHGKMDLNTAVNEGTSINIELKV, encoded by the coding sequence ATGACAAGATTCTTTTACCTGCTGATTATCCTTGGAATCCTCTCTACAGGTATCAAGGCACAGCAACCTGCCAAACGCATTTCCTTAGTGGATAGCCTGAAACGCCTCTTAACGCAGAAAGTTCCTGATAGCATCAGGGCGAGGGCGAACTTCGGTTTATCAGAACAACTGTTGTATGCTGATACCTTGAAAAGCAGCAATTATTTAGAGCAGGGAAGGCGGCTCATTAAAAACGATCCCTTTTTGCAGGCGATCTATTATTACTATGCGGCAACGGTACAATCACGTACCGACCTAAATAAGAGTGAAGCCAGTTTTAAAAAGGCACATACTTTACTGGCCCCCTTTAAGACAAAAGAAGCCTATCTGCTGCTTGCAAAATCATGGCATAATTACGGGGTAATTCAACAGTTGAAAGACAACTACCGGGGAATGGCCGATGCTTTATTAAACAAAGCCATTCCATATGCCCGTAAATCCGGCGATAATGCTTACCTGGGGATCAATTACATGGACCTTGCCATGGTTTTTAAGAACAATAATCAGTTTGATAAAGCCCAGGTTTACATTGATTCTACCTTACAGATCATGGGAAAAGTTAAAGGATGGAAAAACTACAGAATAGCGGTCTACAATACAGCGGCTGAAAACTATACCTTCCTGAAAAAATACCCTCAGGCGAGACGAATGTTAGACAGTGCCAGTGTTTTACTTTCCCCATTCCCGGACGCGCCTTTCTACCTTGATTATTATTTTGCAGAAGGTTTATACCTCGACAATACCAAACAATACGATAAGGCAATCATTAACCTGGACAAAGGACTTGCTTTGGCTTTAAAACTGGAAGACCGACAGAATGAACAACGTCTGCTGATGCAGAAACTTCATGTCCTGCAAAGCCAGAAGAAGTTTGATAAAGCGCTTTCAGTGGCCAACTACCTCCTGAAACAAAAAGACATGCTGTTTCTCAGCGGAGACAGGCTCCTCGTTTATGCGGATCTTGCGGAAACCTATGCAGGCTTAGGAAACATGTCGCAAGCTTATACCTGGATGAAAAGAGTCAGCACGTTAGGCGATAGCATCAGCGAAAGTAAGATTAAAAAAGATGTCCATGAACTGGAAATCCAATACAAGAAAGCAGAAGATATGAGGGAAATAGGCTCCCTTAAGGCCACGAATGAAAAGGCTGAATTGTCCGTTAAAAACAATCGGCTCATCGCCTGGTTACTGGGTTCAATTGCTATATTTCTATTGGTCACCACATTTTTTGGACTCTTGTATTTCAGGAATAATAAAAAGCTGACCAAACAAAAGGAAATCAATTACCGGCAGCAGCTCAAAGAACTGGAGCAGGAGCAACAACTCACCATCAGCAATGCCATGTTGGAAGGCGAAGAGCGCGAGCGTCAAAGGGTGGGGCGCGACCTTCATGATGGGCTTGGAGGAACGTTGGCAGGGATAAAGATCAACCTCTCAGATGTAGTTGCCAATACTTCTGACACCGGAAAAGATACCGAATTGGGTAAGATCATAGCACAGCTGGACAGTTCTGTAAACGACCTGAGGAGCATCGCCAGAAATCTGATGCCTGAAACCTTATTGAAATTCGGACTACAAACAGCATTGAAAGACTTGTGTGAAACGTTTAACAACAGCGGCCTCAAAATTACACTTCAGTTACTTGATATACAGGAAAGTATGGACGTTTCTGTGAAGATCAATATCTACCGCATCATTCAGGAGATCCTGAGCAATACCGTCCGCCATTCCGGGGCATCCCAGCTGCTGTTACAGTGCAGTCAGAATGAAAGCGTTTTTCTGATCACAGCAGAAGACAATGGAAGGGGCTTTGATGCCGGCACTGCCGACAACACCAAAGGCATTGGACTGAGCAATATTAGAAACCGGGTTGCCTTGCTCCATGGAAAGATGGACCTGAATACTGCGGTCAACGAAGGTACTTCTATAAATATCGAACTTAAAGTTTAG
- a CDS encoding HipA family kinase has product MKNNHPQLRTVNVIRYVTPLREGGSMPAIAEADDEFLYVLKFRGAGQGLRALIAELIGGEVARLLGLRIPELVFANLEKDFGRIEPDEEIQDLLRSSVGLNLALHYLSGAITFDPLVNSVDERTASQIVWLDAFLTNMDRTARNTNMLIWHKELWLIDHGAALYFHHSMDNWEEQAVRPFSLIKDHVLLSKATELEQVDAEFRAILTNERIRSIVSLIPDDWLSGDNMFESIEAHREVYSRFLELRIAKSEIFVKEAQNARETLI; this is encoded by the coding sequence GTGAAGAATAACCATCCCCAGCTTAGAACTGTCAACGTCATCAGATATGTCACCCCCTTACGTGAAGGAGGATCAATGCCTGCCATTGCAGAGGCCGATGACGAATTTTTATATGTACTTAAGTTCCGTGGCGCAGGTCAGGGACTTCGCGCACTTATTGCCGAATTAATTGGCGGTGAAGTGGCCCGTTTGCTTGGATTACGTATCCCGGAGCTGGTATTCGCAAATCTGGAAAAAGATTTTGGAAGGATAGAACCTGATGAAGAAATTCAAGACTTGCTAAGGTCCAGTGTGGGCCTGAACCTGGCTTTACATTACCTTTCCGGAGCAATTACCTTTGATCCGCTGGTAAACAGTGTAGATGAAAGAACGGCTTCTCAAATTGTATGGCTGGATGCTTTTTTAACCAATATGGACCGTACCGCCCGCAATACGAATATGCTGATCTGGCATAAGGAATTGTGGCTGATCGATCATGGTGCGGCCTTATATTTCCACCATTCGATGGACAATTGGGAGGAGCAGGCAGTACGGCCTTTTTCTTTGATTAAAGACCATGTATTATTGAGCAAGGCGACAGAACTGGAACAGGTAGATGCGGAGTTCAGGGCAATTCTTACCAATGAGCGCATTCGTTCTATTGTTTCTCTGATTCCTGACGATTGGCTTTCAGGAGACAATATGTTTGAAAGCATTGAGGCACATCGTGAGGTATACTCCAGGTTTTTAGAGTTACGAATCGCAAAATCAGAAATATTTGTAAAAGAAGCGCAGAATGCAAGAGAAACACTTATTTGA
- a CDS encoding DUF3037 domain-containing protein — translation MQEKHLFEYAVIRVVPRVEREEFLNVGIILYCAKQKFLKVLFETNETKLNAFCGKLDCQELQDHLRSFELISKGGKAGGTIGALDMASRFRWLTATRSTVVQTSKTHPGFCIDAQETLEKLYAQLVL, via the coding sequence ATGCAAGAGAAACACTTATTTGAGTACGCTGTAATCCGCGTCGTACCAAGGGTAGAACGGGAAGAATTTCTGAATGTGGGAATCATACTTTATTGTGCCAAACAAAAATTCTTGAAGGTCTTATTTGAAACAAATGAAACCAAACTCAATGCATTTTGTGGTAAACTCGACTGTCAGGAACTTCAGGACCACCTGCGTTCATTTGAACTGATCAGTAAAGGAGGGAAAGCAGGGGGGACAATCGGAGCATTGGATATGGCTTCCAGGTTCCGTTGGCTGACTGCCACACGCAGTACGGTAGTACAAACCTCTAAAACGCATCCTGGTTTTTGCATCGATGCGCAGGAGACACTGGAAAAACTGTACGCTCAACTGGTGCTATAA
- a CDS encoding Crp/Fnr family transcriptional regulator, giving the protein MNGLNQMRELISSFTRLREEEWQQFSKLLLQKSFPKGSYLCKEGQVEHYIFFLVKGATRNYFLKDGKEFTVDFQFEGDMVTAYYSFITRQPSMIAIQAVEDIEAILIPYQLLQDFYQEFHSGERIGRLIAEFHYKKRLEREMDLLSTTAEDRYRQLMDRNPELIRNTSVKHLSTYLGIQPESLSRIRKLYSGN; this is encoded by the coding sequence ATGAACGGTTTAAATCAAATGCGGGAACTGATCTCCTCCTTTACCAGGTTGAGGGAGGAAGAATGGCAGCAGTTTTCTAAACTGCTCCTCCAAAAATCTTTTCCAAAAGGAAGTTATCTGTGCAAGGAAGGACAAGTAGAGCATTATATTTTTTTCCTGGTCAAAGGTGCCACTCGCAATTACTTCTTAAAAGATGGAAAGGAGTTTACCGTCGACTTCCAATTTGAAGGTGACATGGTGACCGCTTATTATTCCTTCATCACCCGGCAGCCATCCATGATCGCCATTCAGGCGGTTGAAGACATAGAAGCGATATTGATCCCTTACCAATTGCTTCAGGATTTCTATCAGGAGTTCCATTCCGGAGAACGAATCGGCCGTTTAATTGCCGAGTTTCATTATAAAAAGAGATTGGAAAGAGAAATGGACCTGCTTTCCACAACTGCCGAAGACCGGTACCGCCAACTCATGGACAGAAACCCGGAACTGATCAGAAATACCTCGGTTAAACACCTGTCTACTTATCTCGGCATTCAGCCGGAGAGCCTCAGCAGGATTCGGAAATTGTATTCCGGAAACTAA
- a CDS encoding DUF4159 domain-containing protein: MQQPRFTFARIKYRSGDWDTDQRMPSNLLNSLLEYTTIPLDQEEKIVELSSNDLFKYPFCYLSGHKLVQFSQQEAANFKKYVNNGGFVFVDDCNHDIDGLFARSFETQMSNLFGAQALKKIPNDHKIYNSFFKFEKGPPTTSFELNGWGDDLVHDYLKAITVQGRIGVLYSNKDYGCEWDYDFRNKRFLAEDNTKFGVNIILYAMGIHS; this comes from the coding sequence ATGCAACAACCGAGATTTACTTTTGCCAGAATAAAATACAGGTCCGGAGATTGGGATACCGATCAGCGCATGCCCTCCAATTTGCTAAACTCTTTGTTAGAGTATACCACCATTCCTTTAGATCAGGAAGAGAAGATTGTGGAATTGAGTAGTAATGACCTGTTTAAGTATCCTTTCTGTTATTTAAGTGGCCATAAGCTGGTACAGTTTAGTCAGCAGGAAGCGGCTAATTTCAAAAAGTATGTCAATAATGGCGGTTTTGTATTTGTGGACGATTGTAACCATGATATTGATGGTTTATTTGCCCGGTCTTTTGAAACACAAATGAGCAATTTATTTGGTGCGCAGGCACTTAAAAAGATTCCCAATGACCATAAGATCTACAATTCCTTTTTCAAATTTGAAAAGGGCCCTCCTACTACCTCTTTCGAGCTCAATGGTTGGGGCGACGACCTGGTTCATGATTACCTGAAAGCCATTACTGTTCAAGGCCGGATCGGTGTATTGTACAGCAATAAGGATTACGGTTGTGAATGGGATTATGATTTCAGGAACAAACGTTTCCTGGCAGAAGACAATACCAAATTTGGTGTAAACATCATTTTATATGCGATGGGCATTCACAGCTAA